In one window of Oscillospiraceae bacterium DNA:
- a CDS encoding cation:proton antiporter, protein MEFNTLVYIAILLAAGLLCGRLVKLIKLPNVTGYLLAGLLLGPYVFKILPENVVSDFSVVSDMALAFIAFTIGLTFKRSYFKRVGMMPVIIAFFEALVAVFLVQFVLIACGFDKAFSIVLGAIAAATAPAATIMVIKQYKAKGPVTETLLSVVAIDDAVALMAFGFSVTIANSMNGNGGSILMSVLQPFIEIGLSVLIGAVVGVFMLIPMKYFKKTSNRLSIAVCAVFLSSGAASMFGASALLTTMVTGMVFCNISNESDTVANIADNVTPPIFMMFFVISGAQLNVSIIPQIGIVGILYLVVRVAGKMLGSYIGAKLTHAPDKVCKYIGPTLIPQAGVAIGLTIVAQTSVPQYADVIRAVILCATLIYEIIGPVITKIALVKAGEIKSDIVGAK, encoded by the coding sequence ATGGAATTTAATACCCTTGTTTATATAGCGATTCTTCTTGCTGCGGGGCTTTTGTGCGGAAGACTTGTAAAGCTTATAAAGCTTCCCAATGTAACAGGTTACCTGTTGGCGGGTCTTCTTTTGGGGCCTTATGTTTTTAAGATACTTCCCGAAAATGTGGTTTCGGATTTTTCTGTTGTTTCTGATATGGCGCTTGCGTTTATCGCTTTTACCATAGGTCTTACGTTTAAGCGCTCGTATTTTAAACGTGTCGGTATGATGCCGGTGATAATAGCATTTTTTGAGGCACTTGTTGCGGTATTTCTGGTTCAGTTCGTGCTTATTGCCTGCGGCTTTGATAAAGCATTTTCCATAGTTCTGGGTGCTATCGCCGCGGCTACTGCACCGGCTGCAACCATTATGGTAATAAAGCAGTATAAGGCAAAGGGACCGGTTACCGAGACACTTCTCAGCGTTGTTGCAATTGATGACGCGGTGGCGCTTATGGCGTTTGGTTTTTCCGTTACGATTGCCAATTCCATGAACGGGAACGGCGGCAGTATACTCATGTCCGTGCTTCAACCGTTTATTGAAATCGGTCTTTCTGTGCTTATTGGTGCTGTTGTGGGGGTATTTATGCTTATTCCCATGAAGTACTTCAAAAAGACTTCAAACCGCCTTTCCATAGCTGTTTGCGCAGTATTTCTTTCCAGTGGTGCTGCTTCCATGTTTGGAGCTTCGGCACTTTTGACCACCATGGTTACCGGTATGGTATTCTGCAACATTTCCAATGAAAGTGACACCGTCGCAAATATCGCCGACAATGTTACTCCGCCCATTTTTATGATGTTCTTCGTTATTTCGGGTGCGCAGCTTAATGTAAGTATAATCCCGCAGATAGGAATTGTGGGAATACTTTACCTTGTTGTAAGAGTTGCCGGAAAAATGCTGGGTTCCTACATCGGTGCAAAGCTTACCCATGCACCCGATAAGGTTTGTAAGTACATAGGTCCCACGTTGATCCCTCAGGCAGGTGTTGCAATAGGATTAACCATTGTCGCTCAGACATCTGTACCTCAATATGCGGACGTAATACGCGCTGTAATACTTTGCGCTACACTGATCTACGAAATCATAGGTCCTGTAATTACAAAAATAGCTCTTGTGAAGGCGGGCGAAATAAAATCTGACATCGTCGGTGCAAAATGA
- a CDS encoding DUF1540 domain-containing protein, whose amino-acid sequence MPKLSCTVTDCTHNKDNLCCLDAIKVGKMNAVQTCDTECDSFSQKDDIVKKFISSVEKPVSDLYIECDAKHCDYNADNSCTAADVHICGNKCCTCSDTQCDTFKCSDK is encoded by the coding sequence ATGCCTAAATTAAGCTGTACCGTTACCGATTGTACTCATAATAAGGATAACCTTTGCTGTCTTGACGCAATAAAGGTTGGAAAGATGAACGCAGTTCAGACCTGCGATACCGAGTGTGACAGCTTTTCTCAGAAGGATGACATTGTGAAGAAGTTCATTTCTTCCGTTGAAAAGCCTGTAAGTGACCTGTATATCGAATGCGATGCGAAGCATTGTGATTACAATGCCGACAACAGCTGTACCGCTGCCGATGTTCACATTTGCGGCAATAAGTGCTGTACTTGCTCCGATACACAGTGCGACACATTCAAATGCAGCGATAAATAA
- a CDS encoding DegT/DnrJ/EryC1/StrS family aminotransferase codes for MNGAGIAEIGFPMWPQFAPETLKDIQEPIINGKVNYWTGPKGMEFEEMWREWIGAKMAISCTNGTAALHIALAALGIGPGDEVIVTSYSFIASSFAVVQAGAIPVFCDVTEDHTLDPDKIEALITPRTKGIVVVHLYGVVADMAGIMAVAKKHNLKVVEDCAQCFGGEFNGVKAGLIGDVGCFSFCQSKHFTTGGEGGMVVTNDEEIGWECRSFRDHGYDVKQRMSMLALEEKLPYIHRRVGFNYRMTEIQSIIGINELKRFDNWNLARRKKYAAMYDKAFGGMKGIKKLPVNTEERKNSYWWYPIVIDRDALDCDAPAIIKELGSMKIPCYGIQWPEAYLEKAYTEHQGFGSAQFPFESKEYTDAASVDYTKAHCPVAHDLRFATVCLFLHPSWEEVHINKCIDGLTQVIKNHLK; via the coding sequence ATGAACGGTGCCGGTATTGCTGAAATCGGCTTTCCCATGTGGCCCCAGTTCGCTCCCGAAACATTAAAAGATATCCAGGAACCTATCATCAACGGTAAGGTTAACTACTGGACAGGTCCCAAAGGTATGGAATTTGAAGAAATGTGGAGAGAATGGATCGGCGCCAAGATGGCGATCTCCTGCACCAATGGTACTGCAGCGCTTCACATCGCTCTGGCAGCTCTCGGCATAGGCCCCGGCGACGAGGTTATCGTTACATCCTACTCCTTTATCGCTTCCTCTTTCGCAGTTGTTCAGGCGGGCGCTATCCCCGTATTCTGCGATGTTACCGAGGATCACACTCTCGACCCCGACAAGATTGAAGCTCTCATCACCCCCAGAACCAAGGGTATCGTTGTTGTTCACCTTTACGGTGTTGTTGCTGATATGGCAGGCATCATGGCTGTTGCAAAGAAGCACAACCTCAAGGTTGTTGAAGACTGTGCTCAGTGCTTCGGCGGTGAGTTCAACGGCGTTAAAGCCGGTTTGATCGGTGACGTAGGATGCTTCTCCTTCTGCCAGTCCAAGCACTTCACCACCGGCGGTGAGGGCGGTATGGTTGTTACCAACGACGAAGAAATCGGTTGGGAATGCCGTTCCTTCCGTGACCACGGTTACGATGTTAAGCAGAGAATGAGCATGCTCGCTCTGGAAGAAAAGCTCCCCTACATCCACAGAAGAGTAGGCTTCAACTACAGAATGACCGAAATCCAGTCTATCATCGGTATCAATGAGCTCAAGAGATTCGACAACTGGAATCTTGCAAGAAGAAAGAAATATGCTGCTATGTATGATAAGGCATTCGGCGGCATGAAGGGTATCAAGAAGCTGCCTGTTAACACCGAAGAGAGAAAGAACTCCTACTGGTGGTATCCTATCGTTATCGACAGAGATGCTCTTGACTGTGATGCTCCCGCTATCATTAAAGAGCTTGGCTCCATGAAAATTCCTTGCTATGGTATCCAGTGGCCCGAGGCTTACCTCGAAAAAGCTTACACCGAGCATCAGGGCTTCGGTTCCGCTCAGTTCCCCTTCGAATCCAAGGAATACACCGATGCGGCTTCCGTTGATTACACCAAGGCTCACTGTCCCGTTGCACACGACCTCAGATTTGCTACCGTTTGTCTGTTCCTGCATCCCTCTTGGGAAGAGGTACACATTAACAAGTGTATCGATGGTCTGACCCAGGTAATCAAGAATCATCTGAAATAA
- a CDS encoding GntR family transcriptional regulator codes for MINVDFRDRRPIYEQLVESIKDQIMRGILTEDEQLPSVRALAAELGINPNTIQKAYSELERQGITYTVLGKGCFVSIIGSSILEAKKSEILKKLHIAAKEAKDLGIDMAELETAIHKGYCGGDIKND; via the coding sequence ATGATAAACGTTGATTTCCGCGACCGAAGACCTATTTACGAACAGCTTGTGGAATCGATAAAGGATCAAATAATGCGAGGGATACTTACCGAGGATGAGCAACTTCCTTCGGTCAGAGCGTTGGCGGCGGAATTAGGTATAAATCCCAACACAATTCAGAAGGCATACAGCGAGCTGGAGCGTCAGGGAATAACCTACACTGTTCTGGGAAAAGGATGTTTTGTTTCCATCATCGGCTCAAGCATTCTGGAAGCAAAAAAATCAGAAATCCTGAAAAAGCTTCACATAGCAGCAAAGGAGGCTAAAGATTTAGGAATAGACATGGCGGAGCTGGAAACTGCAATTCACAAAGGTTACTGTGGAGGTGACATTAAAAATGATTGA
- a CDS encoding ABC transporter ATP-binding protein: protein MIEIINISKTYPSSGVKSLDDINLNINNGSILGLVGTNGAGKSTLLRILAGVYRPDSGKVLIDGNGVFDNRELKQTLSYLPDDHYFFKSANLLQCAEFHKRFYPNFSDEYFEKLVGNFGLDKKRLLNTFSKGMLRQCEVILALSTMPKYMLCDETFDGLDPLMRGYAKRELMAYVAEQGATVILSSHNLYELEDLCDHIALIDNGKLVINRSLDDIKDNIFRYQTVIENAPESIIPQDIEISSLTNKGKLYSFIAPGAADEIESKFRAYCEDNGSTVSYFEPIRLTLDEIFCYELKAKGLTAFTGGEMNV, encoded by the coding sequence ATGATTGAAATAATCAACATATCAAAAACCTATCCTTCCAGCGGTGTAAAATCACTGGATGATATAAATCTTAATATAAATAACGGATCTATACTTGGACTTGTCGGCACAAACGGCGCAGGAAAATCAACACTTCTGAGAATACTTGCAGGGGTTTACAGACCGGATAGCGGAAAGGTACTCATTGACGGTAACGGTGTGTTTGATAACAGAGAGCTGAAGCAAACACTATCCTACCTGCCGGACGACCATTATTTTTTCAAATCCGCAAATCTTTTACAGTGTGCGGAGTTTCACAAAAGGTTTTACCCCAACTTTTCGGATGAATATTTTGAAAAACTGGTGGGTAATTTCGGGCTGGACAAAAAACGTTTGCTTAATACATTTTCAAAAGGAATGCTTCGTCAATGCGAAGTGATACTGGCTCTTTCAACCATGCCCAAGTATATGTTATGCGACGAAACCTTTGACGGCCTCGACCCGCTTATGAGAGGTTATGCCAAGCGTGAGCTGATGGCTTATGTAGCTGAGCAGGGTGCTACGGTCATACTGTCCTCGCACAATCTGTACGAGCTGGAGGATCTTTGCGACCACATAGCGCTTATCGACAACGGCAAACTGGTTATAAACCGTTCACTTGACGATATAAAGGACAACATTTTCCGTTATCAGACGGTTATAGAAAATGCCCCGGAAAGTATCATTCCGCAGGATATAGAAATATCTTCTCTGACAAACAAGGGCAAGCTTTACAGCTTTATTGCGCCCGGTGCGGCTGATGAGATAGAAAGCAAATTCCGTGCGTACTGCGAAGATAACGGAAGCACGGTATCTTATTTTGAGCCCATACGCCTTACACTGGATGAAATCTTCTGTTACGAACTTAAAGCAAAAGGACTTACGGCATTTACGGGAGGTGAAATGAATGTTTAA